The following are encoded together in the Drosophila sechellia strain sech25 chromosome 3R, ASM438219v1, whole genome shotgun sequence genome:
- the LOC6607470 gene encoding uncharacterized protein LOC6607470 isoform X3, producing MNRCYHSDSTKLPNMPQKLPMSSCLRSPAVFVRQKSFHTLNELTRFCQLKVSPHRATATATATSTSSSSPSSSPAAAQQQRRHSHYAIDDNILPQDKRDGDIDSVRLREKVVYPSGGNNNNQDNYPTYYPAPLLSTSRWSEQLTQHAAVAKIRTAISCHSQDLKEMEFLLPHSRTDSQSNSQSQLCISRHSQPKNAKLRDDHDETGSSELDSPPLGDENASANGQLSVHRQPVQLRSKIPGNTPHPRASKMSKKQLKLAQAQLDKLTQNNLHLHALFSAVEHGHLEKARTILESTDVDVNSINNDGLSALDLAVLSNNRSMTRMLLQHGAVEGSQFSVDTIGTKLNGLLKDAESRIHDLSGPEGLCPPVFASRPSISSIIIGNSSASVTGCTGSEVEKQIGIWERRVKGLRRLQLGWDQARPPDAPASVVVDVTGDNSISVQILEPFEGAIGTKFKVQWSTRADFNNVVGESELLEWISFHGTMGAQCHISGLTQGRRYFLRAACGNVKGWGTYRTSVPASVVPSTWRDLDNREDRFVGRHRILDNLFTAVRLARPADVSELTLDPASAQRRNPKKKTTIKQLFSVTTKFQKTLRRGIYFSCIIHCDDKVLVTSEDFPPVIEVDESYPSALHMDYYWLMKVACTWEDVKSLRSDMERNLTSAVHFRTKLLSAVCQMQSALGITDLGQLYYKPLRDAQGTVVLTCVQSVKSQKAVSILNSRWVPVSKLQKKLGALHEDYTINELLISSIGDQLHYQQAALQRLEPGLYLGYLKMQCSMDQIQVVVPVKTPNVLPHCKVRENSHITAEEWQVLHRCSSDPLRLPLDFSAQGADAASGGTATTEVQRLFLYDLTNAMHKLFASMNIKIADATTHRLYDVEVIEHSPDISFLVVCPSAESSCAVPGQSELLLQRDDLASLSIQAFEMIHLRTYQPAIIQKYARLSCILELDTALATHSLREAFSSSELQAAKERLATLQELSASLTIVWKSVRWLMDVVAYARNKNAQPSLAMREILDFAQQRQDESVATSAGGSANKQLLQLPIRESKFSKTGQGRGSWPGPGTSEDQPQNKPEHSKSEQNLELSAITPVEPATNQVPTQQQQPQQQSQQQQLLQVSNISEYAGSICSEVSFRKNSGDSMSSTYTSRSFYSAVDSASDGNSTNSVFAIPPSRSDDTLADALRHSQAVAAQRKRTSSNIASHTNPLITVHSSSSAPYLAGSSVSLRSGNGAFATDLEHKPLKPATKAASSANLREGGPYLKSTLAELRAVGGEEPVASTSKASSMKSLSRQSSEEDSASCSSLNAEQTSGIIQVYTAYSTGLASGTSLKIHVTPKTTAREVINLVVKQLNMAVVLKGNNGPIYGPEVLENFCLVAVIGARERCLRDDFKPLQLQNPWKKGRLYVRKKHELLAAIEHSNRKSHLI from the exons ATGAACAG ATGCTACCACAGCGATAGCACTAAACTTCCCAATATGCCGCAAAAGCTCCCGATGAGCAGCTGTCTGCGTTCTCCGGCGGTCTTCGTTCGCCAGAAATCGTTTCACACGCTCAACGAGCTGACCAGGTTCTGTCAATTGAAAGTGTCCCCGCATCgggccaccgccaccgccacagCCACCTCCACATCATCATCGTCACCATCATCGTCGCCAGCAGCGGCGCAACAGCAGCGTCGCCACAGCCACTATGCCATCGATG ACAACATATTGCCGCAAGATAAACGTGACGGTGACATCGATAGTGTCAGGCTGCGGGAGAAGGTGGTTTATCCCAGCGgcggcaataacaacaaccaGGACAACTATCCCACCTACTATCCGGCTCCATTGCTGTCCACCAGTCGCTGGTCGGAGCAATTGACGCAGCATGCGGCAGTAGCCAAGATACGGACAGCCATCTCCTGCCACTCACAGGATCTCAAGGAAATGGAATTCCTACTGCCCCATTCGCGGACCGATTCCCAATCGAATTCCCAATCCCAACTGTGCATTTCGCGGCACTCGCAGCCGAAAAATGCCAAGCTGCGGGACGATCACGATGAGACGGGCTCATCGGAATTGGACTCACCACCGCTGGGTGATGAGAATGCCTCGGCGAATGGTCAACTTTCGGTGCACAGGCAGCCGGTACAGCTGCGCAGTAAGATCCCGGGAAACACACCTCATCCGCGGGCCAGCAAAATGTCCAAGAAACAGCTGAAGTTGGCCCAGGCCCAGCTGGACAAACTGACGCAGAACAATCTGCATCTGCATG CTCTCTTCTCGGCGGTGGAGCATGGTCACCTGGAGAAGGCGCGCACTATTCTAGAGTCCACCGACGTAGATGTAAACAG CATCAATAACGATGGTCTATCTGCTTTGGACTTGGCGGTGTTAAGCAATAATCGCTCCATGACCAGGATGCTGCTTCAGCATGGCGCTGTGGAGGGCTCTCAGT TCTCTGTGGACACCATTGGCACCAAACTGAACGGCTTGCTCAAGGACGCCGAGTCGAGAATTCACGATCTAAGTGGACCGGAGGGCCTCTGTCCGCCGGTGTTTGCATCGCGTCCCTCCATCTCGAGCATCATAATTG GCAATTCCAGTGCATCGGTAACTGGCTGCACGGGCAGCGAGGTGGAGAAACAGATAGGCATCTGGGAGCGCCGTGTTAAGGGACTGCGGCGCTTGCAGCTCGGTTGGGACCAGGCCAGGCCGCCAGATGCACCCGCCTCCGTGGTCGTCGACGTCACTGGCGACAATTCCATCAGCGTCCAAATCCTAGAGCCCTTCGAGGGGGCCATCGGCACGAAATTCAAAG TACAATGGTCGACCCGCGCGGATTTCAACAACGTTGTGGGCGAGAGTGAGCTACTGGAATGGATCAGCTTCCATGGCACGATGGGTGCCCAGTGTCACATATCGGGCCTCACCCAGGGTCGTCGCTACTTCCTGCGAGCCGCGTGCGGCAATGTGAAGGGATGGGGAACCTATCGAACCTCTGTGCCGGCTAGTGTAGTGCCCTCAA CTTGGCGGGATTTAGACAATCGAGAGGACCGATTCGTGGGTCGTCACCGAATCCTGGACAATCTATTTACCGCCGTGCGGTTGGCAAGACCCGCCGACGTATCCGAGCTGACTTTGGATCCTGCGAGCGCCCAACGTCGTAATCCCAAAAAGAAGACTACCATTAAGCAGTTGTTCTCGGTAACCACCAAGTTTCAAAAGACACTGAGACG CGGCATTTACTTCTCTTGTATTATTCATTGCGATGATAAAGTGCTGGTCACCAGCGAAGACTTTCCACCGGTCATCGAGGTGGATGAATCCTATCCAAGTGCTCTGCACATGGACTATTACTGGCTTATGAAAGTGGCCTGCACCTGGGAGGATGTTAAGTCCCTTCGTTCGGATATGGAGCGCAATCTTACATCCGCTGTTCACTTCCGCACCAAGCTTCTATCGGCGGTCTGTCAGATGCAATCGGCACTGGGCATTACGGATTTGGGCCAGCTTTACTATAAACCCCTGCGGGATGCTCAGGGCACTGTTGTTCTAACCTGTGTGCAATCCGTAAAGAGCCAAAAGGCCGTCTCCATCCTAAACTCCAGATGGGTTCCAGTCAGCAAGCTGCAAAAGAAGCTAGGTGCTCTACACGAGGACTACACCATTAACGAGCTGCTCATCTCCTCGATTGGAGATCAATTGCACTATCAACAGGCGGCGCTGCAGCGCTTGGAGCCCGGTCTTTACCTGGGCTACCTAAAGATGCAATGCTCCATGGACCAGATCCAGGTGGTAGTGCCGGTGAAAACGCCGAATGTCTTGCCGCACTGCAAGGTGCGCGAAAACAGTCATATAACGGCCGAGGAGTGGCAGGTGCTCCACCGTTGCAGTAGCGATCCTCTACGCTTGCCGTTGGACTTTAGCGCTCAAGGAGCAGATGCAGCCTCCGGAGGAACAGCTACCACGGAGGTGCAACGCCTATTTTTATACGATCTCACCAATGCAATGCACAAACTGTTTGCCAGCATGAACATCAAAATCGCTGATGCAACCACCCACCGCCTGTACGACGTGGAAGTTATTGAGCATAGTCCGGACATTAGTTTCCTCGTGGTGTGTCCATCCGCCGAGTCCTCATGCGCTGTGCCCGGTCAGTCTGAGTTACTGCTTCAGCGGGATGACTTGGCTAGCTTGAGTATCCAGGCTTTTGAGATGATTCACCTGCGCACTTATCAGCCGGCCATCATTCAGAAGTACGCCCGTTTATCTTGCATCCTTGAATTGGACACTGCACTGGCCACACATTCGCTTCGCGAGGCATTCTCCAGCAGTGAACTGCAGGCGGCCAAGGAACGTTTGGCCACGCTGCAGGAGCTCAGTGCGAGTCTAACCATTGTGTGGAAAAGTGTACGATGGCTAATGGATGTGGTGGCATATGCGCGAAACAAAAACGCTCAACCCTCGTTGGCTATGCGGGAAATTCTGGACTTTGCACAGCAAAGACAGGATGAATCGGTAGCGACATCGGCAGGAGGTTCCGCGAAcaagcagctgctgcagctacCCATTCGCGAAAGCAAGTTCTCCAAGACGGGCCAGGGAAGAGGCAGTTGGCCCGGTCCGGGAACTAGTGAAGATCAACCGCAGAACAAGCCGGAGCACTCCAAGTCTGAACAGAATCTGGAACTGAGTGCTATCACACCAGTGGAACCTGCAACCAATCAAGTTCctacacagcagcagcagccgcagcagcaatcgcagcaacagcaactctTACAAGTTTCCAACATCAGCGAATACGCGGGATCGATTTGCTCGGAAGTATCATTTAGAAAGAACAGTGGCGACTCCATGAGCTCCACCTACACGTCCCGAAGCTTCTACTCTGCCGTGGACTCAGCCTCAGATGGAAATAGCACAAACAGTGTGTTTGCCATTCCGCCTTCCCGTTCCGACGACACTCTGGCGGATGCACTGCGCCACTCGCAAGCTGTAGCTGCGCAACGCAAACGAACCAGCTCTAATATCGCATCTCATACCAATCCCTTGATTACGGTGCACAGCTCTAGCTCGGCTCCATATCTGGCTGGATCCAGTGTTTCCTTGAGAAGCGGCAACGGAGCTTTCGCAACGGATTTGGAGCACAAACCCTTGAAGCCAGCGACAAAGGCTGCATCGAGTGCAAACCTGCGCGAAGGTGGACCCTATTTGAAAAGCACGTTGGCTGAGCTGCGAGCTGTTGGAGGTGAGGAGCCTGTGGCCAGTACTTCGAAGGCCTCTTCGATGAAGAGCTTGTCCCGGCAGAGCAGCGAAGAGGATTCCGCCAGCTGTTCCAGTCTCAACGCCGAGCAGACATCGGGGATCATTCAAGTCTATACCGCCTACAGTACGGGTCTGGCCAGTGGAACCAGCTTAAAGATTCACGTAACTCCGAAGACGACTGCCCGCGAAGTGATCAACCTGGTGGTGAAGCAACTTAACATGGCCGTGGTTCTCAAGGGGAACAATGGCCCCATCTATGGACCCGAGGTGCTAGAGAACTTTTGCCTGGTGGCGGTGATTGGAGCACGGGAACGCTGCCTGCGAGATGACTTCAAACcgctgcaactgcagaatcccTGGAAGAAGGGCCGTCTGTACGTCCGAAAGAAGCATGAGCTGCTGGCGGCCATCGAACACTCCAATCGGAAATCGCATTTGATCTGA
- the LOC6607470 gene encoding uncharacterized protein LOC6607470 isoform X1, with protein MEQDAGAGPAKKSGTTLSVDRAAFLLLRVRKVFKKKRQQRKERQAQQSAAAAAGGAGGAGGAAGGGGGGSGSQSRPGSRKLPPPLLRSRTLPAIIVPGLPVVSLHTDKQTFQLDERLLGSKSRSGSASGHRWSLLTRATNSSSICSNNNPASSSNNNNNLHIANNNNTLMVKSLNLPKDDSNLVYRRKSSGSTPHQHQNAHHHHHQHHHLQQQQQQQQLHQQQQLQQQQMLQHLGDSSLFQLSDDFECHADGSLLLRIPAPHVVAARAYRLAARKRAAASSEASTPMAREHTLHEMPLAESASSGSGTTFTRLAKLLHQSSTLAGRSNLQPPPTADNAVQSLGRGLGLGLGEEAPRRLSWERRKDSSALQRSASIDSFAEIVFSESPRPSLAVTGPGGCASASGGPSPFSKRPSASSLYSNSTCSSFASQVQAQLNVNYGDSALGSGSATGGPGSGHHHGAPGGGNGGSSASSSRRESMLSPSSTRRSKLTRIINALFSAVEHGHLEKARTILESTDVDVNSINNDGLSALDLAVLSNNRSMTRMLLQHGAVEGSQFSVDTIGTKLNGLLKDAESRIHDLSGPEGLCPPVFASRPSISSIIIGNSSASVTGCTGSEVEKQIGIWERRVKGLRRLQLGWDQARPPDAPASVVVDVTGDNSISVQILEPFEGAIGTKFKVQWSTRADFNNVVGESELLEWISFHGTMGAQCHISGLTQGRRYFLRAACGNVKGWGTYRTSVPASVVPSTWRDLDNREDRFVGRHRILDNLFTAVRLARPADVSELTLDPASAQRRNPKKKTTIKQLFSVTTKFQKTLRRGIYFSCIIHCDDKVLVTSEDFPPVIEVDESYPSALHMDYYWLMKVACTWEDVKSLRSDMERNLTSAVHFRTKLLSAVCQMQSALGITDLGQLYYKPLRDAQGTVVLTCVQSVKSQKAVSILNSRWVPVSKLQKKLGALHEDYTINELLISSIGDQLHYQQAALQRLEPGLYLGYLKMQCSMDQIQVVVPVKTPNVLPHCKVRENSHITAEEWQVLHRCSSDPLRLPLDFSAQGADAASGGTATTEVQRLFLYDLTNAMHKLFASMNIKIADATTHRLYDVEVIEHSPDISFLVVCPSAESSCAVPGQSELLLQRDDLASLSIQAFEMIHLRTYQPAIIQKYARLSCILELDTALATHSLREAFSSSELQAAKERLATLQELSASLTIVWKSVRWLMDVVAYARNKNAQPSLAMREILDFAQQRQDESVATSAGGSANKQLLQLPIRESKFSKTGQGRGSWPGPGTSEDQPQNKPEHSKSEQNLELSAITPVEPATNQVPTQQQQPQQQSQQQQLLQVSNISEYAGSICSEVSFRKNSGDSMSSTYTSRSFYSAVDSASDGNSTNSVFAIPPSRSDDTLADALRHSQAVAAQRKRTSSNIASHTNPLITVHSSSSAPYLAGSSVSLRSGNGAFATDLEHKPLKPATKAASSANLREGGPYLKSTLAELRAVGGEEPVASTSKASSMKSLSRQSSEEDSASCSSLNAEQTSGIIQVYTAYSTGLASGTSLKIHVTPKTTAREVINLVVKQLNMAVVLKGNNGPIYGPEVLENFCLVAVIGARERCLRDDFKPLQLQNPWKKGRLYVRKKHELLAAIEHSNRKSHLI; from the exons AGCCCAGCAAAGTGCCGCCGCAGCGGCGGGTGGTGCGGGCGGCGCGGGTGGTGcggctggtggtggtggcggtggctcCGGGTCACAATCGCGACCAGGCAGCCGGAAGCTGCCGCCGCCATTGTTACGGTCGCGCACACTGCCCGCCATCATTGTGCCAGGACTTCCGGTCGTCTCGCTGCACACGGATAAGCAAACATTTCAGCTGG ACGAACGTTTGCTGGGCAGCAAAAGCCGCAGTGGCAGCGCCAGTGGCCATCGATGGTCGCTGCTCACACGtgccaccaacagcagcagcatctgcagcaacaacaacccggccagcagtagcaacaacaacaacaatttacacattgccaacaacaataacacgCTGATGGTGAAATCATTGAATTTGCCCAAAGACGATAGCAATTTGGTCTATCGCCGCAAATCCTCGGGCAGCACGCCCCACCAACATCAGAATGCGcaccatcatcaccatcagcatcatcacctgcagcagcagcaacagcagcagcagttgcatcagcagcagcaactgcaacagcagcagatgcTGCAGCACCTGGGGGATAGCTCGCTGTTCCAGTTGTCCGATGATTTCGAGTGCCACGCGGATGGTTCCCTGCTCCTCAG AATTCCAGCTCCTCATGTGGTGGCCGCACGAGCCTATCGTTTGGCAGCTCGAAAGCGAGCAGCCGCCTCCTCGGAGGCCTCCACACCGATGGCCCGGGAGCACACGCTCCACGAGATGCCGCTGGCGGAGTCGGCTAGCTCCGGATCTGGCACGACCTTCACGCGTCTGGCCAAATTGCTGCATCAATCAAGCACGCTGGCAGGCAGGTCCAATCTGCAGCCACCGCCCACGGCTGACAATGCGGTCCAGAGCCTGGGCAGAGGATTGGGCCTGGGACTGGGCGAGGAGGCGCCGCGTCGTCTGTCCTGGGAGag GCGCAAGGACAGCAGTGCTCTGCAGCGCTCGGCCAGCATCGATTCCTTTGCCGAGATTGTGTTTAGTGAGTCGCCACGCCCCTCGCTGGCAGTCACGGGACCAGGTGGCTGCGCCTCCGCATCCGGCGGCCCCTCGCCATTCAGCAAACGTCCATCGGCCAGCAGCCTGTACTCCAACTCAACGTGCAGCTCCTTCGCCTCGCAGGTGCAGGCCCAGCTGAATGTCAATTACGGTGACTCGGCACTGGGATCCGGATCAGCAACGGGTGGACCGGGCTCGGGTCACCACCATGGGGCACCTGGTGGCGGCAACGGGGGCAGCAGTGCCAGCAGCAGTCGGCGCGAAAGCATGCTCAGCCCCTCATCCACGCGCCGCTCCAAGCTGACCAGAATCATAAACG CTCTCTTCTCGGCGGTGGAGCATGGTCACCTGGAGAAGGCGCGCACTATTCTAGAGTCCACCGACGTAGATGTAAACAG CATCAATAACGATGGTCTATCTGCTTTGGACTTGGCGGTGTTAAGCAATAATCGCTCCATGACCAGGATGCTGCTTCAGCATGGCGCTGTGGAGGGCTCTCAGT TCTCTGTGGACACCATTGGCACCAAACTGAACGGCTTGCTCAAGGACGCCGAGTCGAGAATTCACGATCTAAGTGGACCGGAGGGCCTCTGTCCGCCGGTGTTTGCATCGCGTCCCTCCATCTCGAGCATCATAATTG GCAATTCCAGTGCATCGGTAACTGGCTGCACGGGCAGCGAGGTGGAGAAACAGATAGGCATCTGGGAGCGCCGTGTTAAGGGACTGCGGCGCTTGCAGCTCGGTTGGGACCAGGCCAGGCCGCCAGATGCACCCGCCTCCGTGGTCGTCGACGTCACTGGCGACAATTCCATCAGCGTCCAAATCCTAGAGCCCTTCGAGGGGGCCATCGGCACGAAATTCAAAG TACAATGGTCGACCCGCGCGGATTTCAACAACGTTGTGGGCGAGAGTGAGCTACTGGAATGGATCAGCTTCCATGGCACGATGGGTGCCCAGTGTCACATATCGGGCCTCACCCAGGGTCGTCGCTACTTCCTGCGAGCCGCGTGCGGCAATGTGAAGGGATGGGGAACCTATCGAACCTCTGTGCCGGCTAGTGTAGTGCCCTCAA CTTGGCGGGATTTAGACAATCGAGAGGACCGATTCGTGGGTCGTCACCGAATCCTGGACAATCTATTTACCGCCGTGCGGTTGGCAAGACCCGCCGACGTATCCGAGCTGACTTTGGATCCTGCGAGCGCCCAACGTCGTAATCCCAAAAAGAAGACTACCATTAAGCAGTTGTTCTCGGTAACCACCAAGTTTCAAAAGACACTGAGACG CGGCATTTACTTCTCTTGTATTATTCATTGCGATGATAAAGTGCTGGTCACCAGCGAAGACTTTCCACCGGTCATCGAGGTGGATGAATCCTATCCAAGTGCTCTGCACATGGACTATTACTGGCTTATGAAAGTGGCCTGCACCTGGGAGGATGTTAAGTCCCTTCGTTCGGATATGGAGCGCAATCTTACATCCGCTGTTCACTTCCGCACCAAGCTTCTATCGGCGGTCTGTCAGATGCAATCGGCACTGGGCATTACGGATTTGGGCCAGCTTTACTATAAACCCCTGCGGGATGCTCAGGGCACTGTTGTTCTAACCTGTGTGCAATCCGTAAAGAGCCAAAAGGCCGTCTCCATCCTAAACTCCAGATGGGTTCCAGTCAGCAAGCTGCAAAAGAAGCTAGGTGCTCTACACGAGGACTACACCATTAACGAGCTGCTCATCTCCTCGATTGGAGATCAATTGCACTATCAACAGGCGGCGCTGCAGCGCTTGGAGCCCGGTCTTTACCTGGGCTACCTAAAGATGCAATGCTCCATGGACCAGATCCAGGTGGTAGTGCCGGTGAAAACGCCGAATGTCTTGCCGCACTGCAAGGTGCGCGAAAACAGTCATATAACGGCCGAGGAGTGGCAGGTGCTCCACCGTTGCAGTAGCGATCCTCTACGCTTGCCGTTGGACTTTAGCGCTCAAGGAGCAGATGCAGCCTCCGGAGGAACAGCTACCACGGAGGTGCAACGCCTATTTTTATACGATCTCACCAATGCAATGCACAAACTGTTTGCCAGCATGAACATCAAAATCGCTGATGCAACCACCCACCGCCTGTACGACGTGGAAGTTATTGAGCATAGTCCGGACATTAGTTTCCTCGTGGTGTGTCCATCCGCCGAGTCCTCATGCGCTGTGCCCGGTCAGTCTGAGTTACTGCTTCAGCGGGATGACTTGGCTAGCTTGAGTATCCAGGCTTTTGAGATGATTCACCTGCGCACTTATCAGCCGGCCATCATTCAGAAGTACGCCCGTTTATCTTGCATCCTTGAATTGGACACTGCACTGGCCACACATTCGCTTCGCGAGGCATTCTCCAGCAGTGAACTGCAGGCGGCCAAGGAACGTTTGGCCACGCTGCAGGAGCTCAGTGCGAGTCTAACCATTGTGTGGAAAAGTGTACGATGGCTAATGGATGTGGTGGCATATGCGCGAAACAAAAACGCTCAACCCTCGTTGGCTATGCGGGAAATTCTGGACTTTGCACAGCAAAGACAGGATGAATCGGTAGCGACATCGGCAGGAGGTTCCGCGAAcaagcagctgctgcagctacCCATTCGCGAAAGCAAGTTCTCCAAGACGGGCCAGGGAAGAGGCAGTTGGCCCGGTCCGGGAACTAGTGAAGATCAACCGCAGAACAAGCCGGAGCACTCCAAGTCTGAACAGAATCTGGAACTGAGTGCTATCACACCAGTGGAACCTGCAACCAATCAAGTTCctacacagcagcagcagccgcagcagcaatcgcagcaacagcaactctTACAAGTTTCCAACATCAGCGAATACGCGGGATCGATTTGCTCGGAAGTATCATTTAGAAAGAACAGTGGCGACTCCATGAGCTCCACCTACACGTCCCGAAGCTTCTACTCTGCCGTGGACTCAGCCTCAGATGGAAATAGCACAAACAGTGTGTTTGCCATTCCGCCTTCCCGTTCCGACGACACTCTGGCGGATGCACTGCGCCACTCGCAAGCTGTAGCTGCGCAACGCAAACGAACCAGCTCTAATATCGCATCTCATACCAATCCCTTGATTACGGTGCACAGCTCTAGCTCGGCTCCATATCTGGCTGGATCCAGTGTTTCCTTGAGAAGCGGCAACGGAGCTTTCGCAACGGATTTGGAGCACAAACCCTTGAAGCCAGCGACAAAGGCTGCATCGAGTGCAAACCTGCGCGAAGGTGGACCCTATTTGAAAAGCACGTTGGCTGAGCTGCGAGCTGTTGGAGGTGAGGAGCCTGTGGCCAGTACTTCGAAGGCCTCTTCGATGAAGAGCTTGTCCCGGCAGAGCAGCGAAGAGGATTCCGCCAGCTGTTCCAGTCTCAACGCCGAGCAGACATCGGGGATCATTCAAGTCTATACCGCCTACAGTACGGGTCTGGCCAGTGGAACCAGCTTAAAGATTCACGTAACTCCGAAGACGACTGCCCGCGAAGTGATCAACCTGGTGGTGAAGCAACTTAACATGGCCGTGGTTCTCAAGGGGAACAATGGCCCCATCTATGGACCCGAGGTGCTAGAGAACTTTTGCCTGGTGGCGGTGATTGGAGCACGGGAACGCTGCCTGCGAGATGACTTCAAACcgctgcaactgcagaatcccTGGAAGAAGGGCCGTCTGTACGTCCGAAAGAAGCATGAGCTGCTGGCGGCCATCGAACACTCCAATCGGAAATCGCATTTGATCTGA